A stretch of the Papaver somniferum cultivar HN1 chromosome 6, ASM357369v1, whole genome shotgun sequence genome encodes the following:
- the LOC113289295 gene encoding pathogenesis-related protein 5-like isoform X1, giving the protein MEFLMGKISLISLHLVFLAGTGASATVFTLFNNCNHTIWPATLCGNGMNTLGDGGFVLTPGVSVPLSAPAGWSGRFWARTGCNFDDNGNGVCATGDCGAVLRCTGGGAVPSSLAEFTLGTAGTPNDKDFYDVSLVDGYNVGVGISSSGGTGDCRYAGCISDVNARCPAELQVMVDGSVVACKSACGAFNIEEYCCNGEHATPDKCGPTGYSIMFKSACPSAYSYAYDDASSTFTCSAGSDYLITFCPTAAP; this is encoded by the exons ATGGAGTTTCTTATGGGAAAGATTTCTCTTATTAGCCTCCACCTAGTATTCCTAGCAG GAACCGGAGCATCAGCAACAGTATTCACACTCTTCAACAATTGCAACCACACAATCTGGCCTGCTACATTATGCGGCAACGGTATGAATACTCTTGGTGATGGCGGATTTGTTCTAACGCCCGGCGTGTCAGTTCCACTTTCAGCACCAGCAGGGTGGTCCGGACGATTCTGGGCTCGCACCGGATGTAACTTTGATGACAACGGTAACGGAGTATGTGCAACAGGTGATTGTGGGGCGGTACTGAGGTGCACAGGCGGTGGAGCAGTACCATCTAGTTTGGCTGAATTCACCTTGGGAACTGCTGGTACACCTAACGATAAGGACTTCTATGATGTTAGCCTAGTTGATGGATACAATGTGGGCGTGGGTATTTCTAGTTCGGGCGGGACTGGAGATTGCAGATATGCTGGTTGCATATCAGATGTAAATGCAAGGTGCCCAGCAGAACTTCAAGTGATGGTGGATGGTTCAGTGGTGGCTTGTAAGAGTGCTTGTGGTGCTTTCAATATAGAAGAGTACTGTTGTAATGGGGAACACGCCACACCTGATAAATGTGGACCTACTGGATACTCCATTATGTTCAAGAGTGCTTGCCCTTCTGCATATAGTTACGCTTATGACGATGCTTCAAGTACGTTTACTTGCAGTGCTGGGTCTGATTATCTCATCACTTTCTGCCCCACTGCCGCTCCTTGA
- the LOC113289294 gene encoding uncharacterized protein LOC113289294 — protein MEGIDYNRCLVSSKLRLHNLNLFAATVIFEIVLLFIWFEAGGAEFQNNQFPLQGLEVGKKEVLSHSCIHDQLLEQRRRPGRQEYSVTPQLYKKPDKSKPLNHKGRALLGFSPSSELQKDIRQPIRIYLNYDAVGHSPDRDCRSVGSSVKLGEPPVTSLPGTPACNPRADPPIFGDCWYNCTLDDISGEDKRRRLRKALGKTADWFKRALAVEPVKGNLRLSGYSACGQDGGVQLPHEYVEEGVSDADLVLLVTTRPTTGNTLAWAVACERDQWGRAIAGHVNVAPRHLTAEAETLLSATLIHEVMHVLGFDPHAFAHFRDERKRRRSKVTVQVMDERLGRMVTRVVLPRVVMHSRYHYGAFSENFTGLELEDGGGRGTSGSHWEKRLLMNEIMTGSVDTRSVVSRMTLALLEDSGWYKANYSMADHLDWGRNQGSEFVTYPCNHWKGAYHCNTTQLSGCTYNREAEGYCPIVSYSGDLPQWARYFPQANKGGQSSLADYCTYFVAYSDGSCTDTNSARAPDRMLGEVRGSSSRCMSSSLVRTGFVRGSTTQGNGCYQHRCANNSLEVAVDGSWKVCPEAGGAIQFAGFNGQLICPAYHELCSTVPVPVSGQCSSSCNFNGDCIDGKCHCFLGFHGHDCSKRSCPDNCNRHGKCLASGICECENGHTGVDCSTAVCDEQCSLHGGVCDNGVCEFRCSDYAGYTCQNSSTLLPSLSICRDVLARDAVGQHCAPSESSILQQLEAAVVMPNYNRLIPGGRTIFSIFDNGYCAAAAKRLACWISIQKCDKDGDNRLRVCHSACRSYNAACGACLDCSDQTLFSSEEEGEEQCTGFGEMRPWWLRRFRGFYS, from the exons ATGGAGGGAATAGACTATAATAGATGTCTTGTTTCCTCCAAATTGAGATTACACAACCTGAATTTGTTTGCAGCTACTGTTATTTTTGAG ATTGTATTATTATTCATCTGGTTCGAAGCTGGAGGTGCTGAGTTCCAAAACAACCAATTCCCATTGCAAGGCCTTGAAGTTGGAAAGAAAGAGGTTCTCTCACACTCCTGCATCCATGATCAATTACTCGAACAGAGACGACGGCCTGGTCGCCAGGAGTACTCAGTTACTCCACAATTGTATAAAAAACCTGATAAATCAAAACCACTTAACCACAAGGGGAGGGCATTGCTTGGTTTCTCCCCATCATCAGAGCTACAGAAGGATATCAGACAGCCTATAAGAATATATCTCAATTATGATGCAGTAGGTCACTCGCCTGACAGAGATTGTCGAAGTGTTGGAAGCTCTGTCAAG CTCGGGGAGCCTCCCGTGACCTCTCTTCCTGGTACACCTGCTTGCAATCCACGTGCAGACCCTCCTATTTTTGGTGACTGCTGGTATAACTGCACCTTGGATGACATATCTGGGGAGGATAAGAGGCGTCGCCTTCGCAAG GCTTTAGGAAAGACAGCTGACTGGTTTAAAAGAGCCTTAGCTGTTGAGCCAGTGAAGGGGAACTTGCGATTGAGTGGATATTCTGCCTGCGGTCAAGACGGTGGTGTACAGCTACCACATGAATATGTAGAAG AGGGTGTTTCTGATGCGGACTTGGTACTCTTGGTAACTACAAGGCCTACTACAGGAAACACACTGGCTTGGGCAGTGGCATGTGAGCGTGATCAATGGGGTCGTGCAATTGCCG GACATGTGAATGTGGCCCCTCGCCATCTGACAGCTGAAGCAGAGACCTTACTTTCGGCTACTCTTATACATGAG GTCATGCATGTGCTTGGTTTTGATCCTCACGCCTTTGCACACTTCCGGGATGAGAGGAAAAGGAGGCGTAGCAAG GTTACTGTACAAGTTATGGATGAGAGGCTCGGAAGGATGGTAACTCGTGTTGTGCTTCCACGTGTTGTGATGCACTCACGATATCATTATGGG GCATTTTCTGAGAATTTCACTGGGTTAGAGCTAGAAGATGGGGGAGGACGTGGCACATCCG GATCTCACTGGGAGAAAAGGCTTCTGATGAACGAAATTATGACAGGGTCAGTTGATACCAGATCAGTAGTTTCTAGGATGACGCTAGCTTTATTAGAAGATAGCGGATGGTACAAGGCTAACTATAGTATGGCAGACCATTTGGATTGGGGTCGAAACCAAGGATCAGAATTTGTTACTTACCCTTGCAATCACTGGAAGGGAGCATATCACTGTAACACCACACAGTTGTCAGGTTGTACGTATAACAGAGAAGCGGAGGGGTACTGCCCCATTGTAAGTTATAGTGGAGACCTTCCTCAATGGGCTCGATACTTCCCCCAAGCCAATAAAG GTGGCCAGTCTTCGTTGGCTGATTATTGCACATATTTCGTAGCTTATTCGGATGGTTCATGTACAGATACAAATAGTGCCCGAGCACCTGATAGAATGCTTGGTGAAGTGCGAGGGAGTAGTTCCAG GTGTATGTCATCATCTTTAGTACGAACTGGATTTGTGCGCGGATCTACGACTCAGGGAAATGGTTGCTATCAGCATCGTTGTGCAAACAACTCATTAGAG GTTGCCGTAGATGGGTCATGGAAAGTGTGTCCTGAAGCTGGGGGGGCCATCCAGTTTGCTGGTTTCAATG GACAACTGATCTGTCCAGCTTACCATGAACTTTGTAGTACCGTGCCAGTGCCTGTATCTGGTCAATGTTCCAGTTCGTGTAATTTTAATGGGGATTGTATTGATGGAAAATGTCATTGCTTTCTCGGGTTTCACGGTCATGACTGTAGTAAAC GCTCTTGCCCGGACAATTGTAATAGGCATGGTAAGTGCTTAGCAAGTGGGATTTGTGAATGTGAAAATGGACATACAGGTGTTGATTGTTCAACTG CTGTTTGTGATGAGCAGTGTAGTCTGCATGGTGGTGTCTGTGATAACGGAGTATGTGAATTCCGTTGCTCGGACTATGCCGGATACACATGTCAGAACAGCTCCACTCTCCTCCCCAGCCTTTCAATTTGCAGGGATGTTCTTGCCAGGGATGCAGTTGGCCAGCATTGTGCCCCTAGTGAGTCGAGTATATTGCAGCAGTTAGAAGCAGCTGTTGTCATGCCCAATTACAACCGATTGATCCCTGGTGGTCGCACCATATTTAGTATATTTGACAACGGCTACTGTGCGGCGGCAGCAAAGCGGTTAGCCTGCTGG ATCTCCATACAAAAATGTGACAAGGATGGAGACAACAGGCTTCGAGTTTGCCACTCAGCATGTAGATCATATAATGCAGCATGCGGAGCATGCCTTGACTGTTCAGACCAAACTCTTTTTAGTAGTGAGGAGGAAGGGGAGGAGCAATGCACCGGCTTTGGCGAGATGAGACCATGGTGGCTTCGCCGATTCCGGGGTTTCTACTCCTAG
- the LOC113289295 gene encoding pathogenesis-related protein 5-like isoform X2, translating to MNTLGDGGFVLTPGVSVPLSAPAGWSGRFWARTGCNFDDNGNGVCATGDCGAVLRCTGGGAVPSSLAEFTLGTAGTPNDKDFYDVSLVDGYNVGVGISSSGGTGDCRYAGCISDVNARCPAELQVMVDGSVVACKSACGAFNIEEYCCNGEHATPDKCGPTGYSIMFKSACPSAYSYAYDDASSTFTCSAGSDYLITFCPTAAP from the coding sequence ATGAATACTCTTGGTGATGGCGGATTTGTTCTAACGCCCGGCGTGTCAGTTCCACTTTCAGCACCAGCAGGGTGGTCCGGACGATTCTGGGCTCGCACCGGATGTAACTTTGATGACAACGGTAACGGAGTATGTGCAACAGGTGATTGTGGGGCGGTACTGAGGTGCACAGGCGGTGGAGCAGTACCATCTAGTTTGGCTGAATTCACCTTGGGAACTGCTGGTACACCTAACGATAAGGACTTCTATGATGTTAGCCTAGTTGATGGATACAATGTGGGCGTGGGTATTTCTAGTTCGGGCGGGACTGGAGATTGCAGATATGCTGGTTGCATATCAGATGTAAATGCAAGGTGCCCAGCAGAACTTCAAGTGATGGTGGATGGTTCAGTGGTGGCTTGTAAGAGTGCTTGTGGTGCTTTCAATATAGAAGAGTACTGTTGTAATGGGGAACACGCCACACCTGATAAATGTGGACCTACTGGATACTCCATTATGTTCAAGAGTGCTTGCCCTTCTGCATATAGTTACGCTTATGACGATGCTTCAAGTACGTTTACTTGCAGTGCTGGGTCTGATTATCTCATCACTTTCTGCCCCACTGCCGCTCCTTGA